A genome region from Micromonospora peucetia includes the following:
- a CDS encoding Clp protease N-terminal domain-containing protein has translation MFERFTDRARTVVRDARDEARSEGQRPIGTEHLLLALLADGDSLAARVLAEAGLRADDLRARVRRHTERGATGLADADAAALREIGIDLAAIVTRIEESFGPDALREAAPAPRRRWGRRRYAGGTFSPRAKKVLELALREALRLRHRHIGTEHILLGVLREGQGLGALVLTEAGADLDDLRNRVTTALRTPA, from the coding sequence ATGTTCGAACGGTTCACCGACCGGGCCCGCACGGTCGTGCGGGATGCCCGGGACGAGGCCCGGTCCGAGGGCCAACGGCCCATCGGCACCGAGCACCTGCTGCTCGCCCTGCTCGCCGACGGCGACAGCCTCGCCGCCCGGGTGCTCGCCGAGGCCGGCCTCCGCGCCGACGACCTGCGGGCCCGCGTCCGTCGGCACACCGAGCGGGGAGCCACCGGCCTCGCCGACGCCGACGCCGCCGCCCTGCGCGAGATCGGCATCGACCTGGCCGCCATCGTGACCCGGATCGAGGAGTCCTTCGGCCCGGACGCGCTGCGCGAGGCCGCGCCGGCGCCGCGCCGCCGCTGGGGTCGCCGGCGGTACGCGGGCGGCACCTTCTCGCCCCGCGCCAAGAAGGTGCTGGAGTTGGCGCTGCGGGAGGCGCTGCGGCTGCGCCACCGCCACATCGGCACCGAGCACATCCTGCTCGGCGTGCTCCGCGAGGGGCAGGGGCTGGGCGCACTGGTGCTCACCGAGGCCGGAGCCGACCTCGACGACCTACGCAACCGGGTGACCACGGCCCTCCGCACGCCGGCCTGA
- a CDS encoding HTH domain-containing protein, translated as MSQATELAAAAGSTDPRVGLRAVRALRRLLERLEVVQVDNARRQGWSWQEIADELEVSRQAVHKKHAGRPAVGSSWEA; from the coding sequence ATGAGTCAGGCAACGGAACTCGCGGCGGCAGCCGGCAGCACCGACCCCCGGGTCGGGCTGCGCGCCGTCCGCGCGCTGCGCCGGTTGCTCGAACGGCTCGAGGTGGTCCAGGTGGACAACGCCCGTCGACAGGGCTGGTCCTGGCAGGAGATCGCCGACGAGCTCGAGGTCAGCCGGCAGGCGGTCCACAAGAAGCACGCCGGGCGTCCGGCGGTCGGATCCTCCTGGGAGGCGTGA
- a CDS encoding YcxB family protein: protein MHIRFDIPADPAYPGRVAAALSSVRLRKFSYVGAVLAAVGAIGFAVSRGFAWGDQISSLCMAMVVGGLLSMLYSPWVRWRARRRSSRYAVEGAYDITDDNIMMRSGSESGGIAWDGVTQVRDTAEFWIVYVGRMPATVIPRRLMSAEDAETLRAHMAERGLLQLR, encoded by the coding sequence GTGCACATCCGTTTTGACATCCCAGCCGATCCCGCCTACCCAGGGCGCGTGGCCGCTGCGCTCAGCAGTGTTCGGTTGCGCAAGTTCAGTTATGTCGGCGCGGTGCTGGCGGCGGTCGGGGCGATCGGTTTCGCCGTCTCGCGGGGGTTCGCGTGGGGCGACCAGATCTCGTCGTTGTGCATGGCGATGGTCGTGGGTGGCCTGCTGTCGATGCTGTACTCGCCGTGGGTGCGGTGGCGCGCCCGGCGCCGCTCCAGTCGCTACGCCGTCGAGGGCGCCTACGACATCACCGACGACAACATCATGATGCGCAGCGGCTCGGAGTCCGGCGGCATCGCCTGGGACGGGGTCACCCAGGTAAGGGACACCGCTGAGTTCTGGATCGTGTACGTCGGTCGGATGCCGGCAACCGTGATCCCACGCCGCTTGATGTCCGCCGAGGACGCCGAGACCCTGCGAGCCCACATGGCCGAACGTGGGCTGCTCCAGCTTCGGTGA
- a CDS encoding phosphoketolase family protein: MDTALDLHSPLTEDELRRLDAYWRAANYLTVGQIYLLDNPLLREPLTAEHVKPRLLGHWGTSPGLNLLYAHLNRVIVARDLSAMFVTGPGHGGPAIVANTWLEGTWSEVYHHIGRDEAGMARLFRQFSFPGGIPSHVAAEVPGSIHEGGELGYALSHAYGAAFDNPDLLVACVIGDGEAETGPLAGSWLSDVFLNPARDGAVLPILHLNGYKIANPTVLDRIPEDDLLAMMRGFGYQPYVVAGDDPATVHQALAGTLDRALDEIAAIQRRARSGGAVERPRWPMIVLRTPKGWTGPRDVDGKRVEGTYRAHQVPLSEVRKNPEHLAELERWLRGYRPEELFDATGAPVAELAALPPRGERRMSANPVTNGGMVLRDLALPDFRDYAVDVQQPGETVAGATGALGPWVRDVISANPQTFRLFGPDEVASNRLGAAFEVTDRAWMAGTVPGDENLSPDGRVMEVLSEHLCQGWLEGYLLTGRHGIFTSYEAFIHIVDSMVNQHAKWLKVTRDIPWRAPLPSLNYLLSSHVWRQDHNGFSHQDPGFIDHVMNKKAEVVRVYLPPDANTLLSTMDHCLRSRHYINVVVAGKQPAPNWLSMDEAVQHCRRGLGIWDWASTDAGSEPDVVLACAGDVPTLETLAAADLLHRHLPELRVRVVNVVDLMRLQPPTEHPHGLSDKEFDTIFTQDKPVIFAYHGYPWLIHRLTYRRTNHDNLHVRGYKEEGTTTTPFDMVMLNDLDRFHLVIDVIDRVPGLAARAAHLRQEMVDARQSCRDHTRRHGEDDPRVAEWRWVRETDPELKGGAAQ, translated from the coding sequence ATGGACACCGCTCTCGACCTGCACAGCCCCCTGACCGAAGACGAGCTGCGCCGGCTTGACGCCTACTGGCGGGCGGCGAACTACCTGACCGTCGGGCAGATCTACCTGCTGGACAATCCGCTGCTCCGCGAGCCGCTGACAGCCGAGCACGTCAAGCCGCGCCTGCTCGGGCACTGGGGCACCAGTCCCGGCCTGAACCTGCTCTACGCCCATCTCAACCGGGTCATCGTCGCCCGTGACCTGTCCGCCATGTTCGTCACCGGCCCTGGCCACGGCGGCCCGGCGATCGTCGCCAACACCTGGCTGGAGGGCACCTGGAGCGAGGTGTACCACCACATCGGCCGCGACGAGGCCGGCATGGCCCGGCTGTTCCGCCAGTTCTCCTTCCCCGGCGGCATCCCCAGCCACGTGGCGGCGGAGGTGCCGGGTTCGATCCACGAGGGCGGCGAGCTGGGGTACGCGCTCAGCCACGCCTACGGCGCGGCGTTCGACAATCCTGACCTGCTGGTGGCCTGCGTCATCGGCGACGGGGAGGCGGAGACCGGCCCGCTGGCCGGGAGCTGGCTCTCCGACGTCTTCCTCAACCCGGCCCGCGACGGCGCGGTGCTGCCCATCCTGCACCTCAACGGCTACAAGATCGCCAATCCGACGGTGCTGGACCGGATCCCCGAGGACGATCTGCTCGCCATGATGCGCGGCTTCGGCTACCAGCCGTACGTGGTCGCCGGCGACGACCCGGCGACGGTGCACCAGGCCCTCGCCGGCACACTGGACCGGGCGTTGGACGAGATCGCCGCCATCCAGCGGCGGGCCCGCTCGGGCGGCGCCGTCGAACGCCCCCGCTGGCCGATGATCGTCCTGCGTACGCCGAAGGGCTGGACCGGGCCGCGGGACGTCGACGGCAAGCGGGTCGAGGGCACCTACCGCGCGCACCAGGTGCCGCTGTCCGAGGTACGCAAGAACCCGGAGCACCTGGCCGAGCTGGAACGCTGGCTGCGCGGCTACCGGCCGGAGGAACTCTTCGACGCCACCGGCGCACCGGTCGCCGAGTTGGCGGCGCTGCCGCCGAGGGGCGAGCGGCGGATGAGCGCCAACCCGGTCACCAACGGCGGGATGGTGCTGCGGGACCTGGCGCTGCCGGACTTCCGCGACTACGCCGTCGACGTGCAACAGCCCGGCGAGACCGTGGCCGGCGCGACGGGCGCCCTCGGCCCGTGGGTACGCGACGTGATCAGCGCCAACCCGCAGACGTTCCGCCTCTTCGGCCCGGACGAGGTCGCCTCGAACCGGCTCGGCGCGGCGTTCGAGGTCACCGACCGGGCCTGGATGGCCGGCACGGTGCCTGGCGACGAAAACCTCTCCCCCGACGGACGGGTGATGGAGGTCCTCTCCGAGCACCTCTGCCAGGGCTGGCTGGAGGGCTACCTGCTGACCGGCCGGCACGGCATCTTCACCAGCTACGAGGCGTTCATCCACATCGTCGACTCGATGGTCAACCAGCACGCCAAGTGGCTGAAGGTGACCCGGGACATCCCGTGGCGGGCCCCGCTGCCGTCGTTGAACTACCTGCTCTCCAGCCACGTGTGGCGGCAGGACCACAACGGCTTCTCCCACCAGGACCCGGGCTTCATCGACCACGTGATGAACAAGAAGGCCGAGGTCGTACGGGTCTACCTGCCGCCGGACGCCAACACGCTGCTCTCCACGATGGATCACTGCCTGCGCAGCCGGCACTACATCAACGTGGTGGTGGCCGGCAAGCAGCCCGCACCGAACTGGCTGTCGATGGACGAGGCGGTCCAGCACTGCCGACGCGGCCTCGGAATCTGGGACTGGGCCAGCACGGACGCCGGCAGCGAGCCGGACGTCGTGCTCGCCTGTGCCGGCGACGTGCCGACGCTGGAGACGCTGGCCGCCGCGGACCTGCTGCACCGGCACCTGCCGGAGCTGAGGGTGCGGGTGGTCAATGTGGTCGACCTGATGCGCCTGCAACCGCCGACGGAGCATCCGCACGGGCTGTCGGACAAGGAGTTCGACACGATCTTCACGCAGGACAAGCCGGTCATCTTCGCGTACCACGGATATCCGTGGCTTATCCACCGGCTCACCTACCGCCGGACCAACCACGACAACCTGCACGTGCGCGGCTACAAGGAGGAGGGCACCACCACCACGCCGTTCGACATGGTGATGCTCAACGACCTGGACCGCTTCCACCTGGTCATCGACGTGATCGACCGGGTGCCGGGACTGGCCGCGCGGGCCGCCCACCTGCGGCAGGAGATGGTCGACGCGCGCCAGTCCTGCCGTGACCACACCCGCCGCCACGGCGAGGACGACCCCCGGGTCGCGGAGTGGCGCTGGGTCCGCGAGACGGACCCCGAACTGAAAGGCGGTGCCGCCCAGTGA
- a CDS encoding universal stress protein translates to MSGNEILVGYDGSADASAALDWALEEAGRSGRPVRLAYIFEWLTVGGWIGPGVAPGIWPDETARRQVEELVHKAAADAGAAHPELTVTGEVFDGPPALVLQERSAQADLLVLGTRGHGGFGGLLVGSTAVTVTSHAHCPVVVVRGEAAAGGRTGHVAVGVDGSECSLLALGFAFEQAAARRVPLHVVRAWHPPTGQRPPSGPDAREATAADRAELDELLARWGATFPDVPVTVEVAQGSAASLLVDASRNACLVVVGTRGRGGLKGMLLGSVSQQLIQHAHCPVAVVRER, encoded by the coding sequence ATGAGCGGCAACGAGATCCTGGTCGGCTACGACGGCTCCGCCGACGCCTCCGCCGCGCTGGACTGGGCACTGGAGGAGGCCGGCCGCAGCGGGCGGCCGGTGCGGCTGGCGTACATCTTCGAGTGGCTCACCGTGGGCGGCTGGATCGGCCCCGGCGTAGCTCCCGGCATCTGGCCGGACGAGACGGCCCGCCGGCAGGTCGAGGAGCTGGTACACAAGGCCGCGGCCGACGCGGGCGCCGCGCACCCGGAGCTGACCGTCACCGGTGAGGTGTTCGACGGGCCGCCCGCGCTGGTGCTCCAGGAGCGCTCGGCGCAGGCCGACCTGCTGGTGCTGGGCACCCGGGGGCATGGCGGCTTCGGCGGGTTGCTCGTCGGCTCGACCGCGGTCACGGTCACCTCCCACGCGCACTGTCCGGTCGTGGTCGTCCGTGGCGAGGCTGCCGCAGGCGGGCGCACCGGGCACGTGGCGGTCGGCGTGGACGGGTCCGAGTGTTCGCTGCTGGCGCTGGGCTTCGCGTTCGAGCAGGCCGCGGCGCGGCGGGTACCCCTGCACGTGGTGCGGGCCTGGCACCCGCCCACCGGCCAGCGCCCGCCGTCCGGCCCCGACGCGCGGGAGGCCACGGCGGCCGACCGGGCCGAGCTGGACGAGCTGCTGGCCCGGTGGGGCGCGACGTTCCCCGACGTGCCGGTCACCGTCGAGGTGGCGCAGGGCAGCGCCGCGTCCCTGCTGGTCGACGCCAGCCGAAACGCATGCCTGGTGGTGGTCGGCACCCGGGGCCGGGGCGGCCTGAAGGGAATGCTGCTCGGCTCGGTCAGCCAGCAACTCATCCAGCACGCGCACTGCCCGGTGGCGGTCGTCCGGGAACGGTGA